TCTCGGTCTACCAGGGCGTCACGATCGAGGACGAGGTCTTCGTCGGTCCGTGCGCGGTCTTCACCAACGACTTCCGGCCCCGGGCGCAGAATCCGGACTGGACGATCACGCCGACCCTGGTCCGCCGGGGCGCCTCGATCGGCGCCAACGCCACCCTCGTCTGCGGCATCGAGGTCGGCGAGTACGCGATGATCGCGGCCGGGTCCGTGGTGACCCGGGACGTGGCGCCGTACCAGCTCGTCGCCGGCAACCCGGCGCGCCCCAAGGGCTGGGTCGACGAGCGCGGCGAGGTGGTCTCGCGGGACGTGGACAACCCGCCGCAGCGGGGCTGAACGAACGACGCGGGGGCGGTGACCGGCACCGCCCGGACACCGCCCCCGCGTCGACGCGTCAGCCGCAGAGCCGGTCGACCTCCGCCCGGAAGCGGTCCATCGCGTTCGGCTCGTCCGGGCCCAGCAGGTACGTCTTCAGCTCCCGACGCGCCTCGGTCATCGGGTCGTCACCGGCCCGGGTCACCGCGACAATCTTCGGCAGCTCGCCGCAGTCCGCACCGAGCAGGTACGCGGCCCGCGCGGTGGGGTACCGGCGGCGGAACTCGTCCTCGGGCAGCCCGGCCGGGTTCGCCACGACGTACGGCCGCTGACTCTGCATGAAGTCCGAGACCACGCTGGAGATGTCGCTGACCAGCAGATCGGTCTGGTTGAAGCAGTCGAACAGCCCCGGCGCCCGACCCGTGACCACGAGGTGCGCGTCGCCGGCCAGCGAGGTCGCGTCGCTCTGCCCGCCGGCGGCCCGGATCCGACGGACGATCCGGTCGTTGGCCGACCGCGCCTTGGCCGACCGGCTGCCGGTGAGCGGGTGCGGCTTGTAGATCACCCGCACGCCGGGGGTGGCCAGCAGGCCGGCGACGATCCGCTCGCCCATCAGCACCACGGAGGTGTGGTAGACCTCCTCCTCCAGCCAGCCCTCCCAGGTCGGGGCGTACAGCACGGTGAACGGCCGGTCGGTGGCCGCCGAGCCGAAGGTGTGCACGCCGGCCAGCTGCGGCCGACCGATCTCGACGATGTCGCGGTCGAGCACGCCGACGCCGCTGAGGGCGTAGCGCTCCCGCCCCGCCGGACCGGCCACCCAGACCTCGTCGTACACCTTGCTGTAGGGGTTGACGCTGGCCTGCTTGTCGCTGTCGCCGTGGCCGACGAAGACGTGCTTCACGCCCGGCTCGCGCAGCAGGTGGATGTTGGCGCCCACGTTCGCCACGTAGAGGGCGGCCCGGAGGCTGCCCAGTTCGAGGTTCATGAAGTCGGTGCCGGCCGGTACGCAGATCACCGGCAGGCGGGTGTCGGCGAGCGCCCGGAACGCCTCCTCCTGGCGCATCAGCACCACCGCCCGCCGGCCCGTCGCCTCGACCGGGGCGAGCCACATGTTGGCCTGGTAGACGTCCTTGACCGGGCCGGCGAAGTAGAGGGCCAGATCCGGCTGCTCGCGGGCGAGCCAGCTCTGCACCGTCGGCAGCGCCGAGGTGGCCCGGCCGCGCCCGCGCAGCCAGGACAGCGCGAGCACGGCGGCGACCAGCGCCCCCGCCACCAGGGTGACCGCCGCGGTGAGCACCACCGGCGCCACGTCGTCGGCCAGCACCGCGACCACGGCCGCCGGCACCAGCAGCAGGTTGAGCAGGGGCAGCCGGTCGCCCTCGACGGCGACGGCCCAGGCCGGCGGCCGGGGTGCCCCGGAGGACCGCCCGAGGTCGATGTTGCGGACGAAGGCGACGGCGGCGGCGCCACGCTCGCCGAGGCGCGCCAGCACCCCCGTGCCGAGGGCGAGCGCCAGCAGCGCCGCGGGCAGCAGCAGCACCAGGACCAGCGCCGTCGGGCCGGGGCGGACCGTCGTCACGATCAGCAGGACGACCGCCAGGTCCCGGGCCAGGTGCCGGTGGAGCTGCCCGATGCCGGCCTTCTCCAGTAGTTCCCCGCCGGTCGGCCGACGCAGCAAAGTGAGTTCACCGGCGGCCACGGCCAGGCCGGCGACCGCGAAGGGGATCATCCAGCCGAGGGCCCCGGCCAGCACCATGACGGCGTACGACAGCAGTATCGCGCCGATGAGGCCGGCGTCCGGCTGCTTGCGCAGTTTGCTGAACAAAGACACTCTCCCCTGTCGATCACCGGCGAATCCGGGCAGGTGCGACCTTAACGTGGCATGTCCTTCGAGTATTGCCGGGGTGTCGCGTGGCCCACCGGCGGGCCACGGCGGCGCCCCCCTCGACGCGACGGGGCCCCGGCCGTCGACCGGGGCCCCGTGACGCGACGGCGGATCAGCCGCCGATGACCACCCGCCGCACGCCGGCCCAGCGGGCCGGGTCGGTGACCCGACGGCCGTCGACCAGGACGGTCACGCCGGGCAGGTCGGACGGGCTGAGGGTGCGGTACTCCGCGTGGTCCGCCTGCACCACGGCCGCGCCGAGCGGCTCACCGTCGTACGGCGGCAGGCCGTGCGCGGTGAGTTCCTCGGCGGTGTACATCGGGTCCGAGACGTACGGCCGGGCACCGCGCCGCCGCAGCGCGTCGACGGTCGGGAAGACACCGGAGAAGGCGGTCTCCTTGACCCCACCCCGGTAGGCGGCGCCCAGCACCAGCACCCCGACGTCGGTCAGGTCGCCGTAGGCGGCGGCGAGCAGGTCCACCGCGTACTCCGGCATGGCCGCGTTGGCCTCGCGCGCCGAGCGGACGACGGTGGCCGCCGGGTCGTTCCACAGGTACATCCGGGGGTAGATCGGGATGCAGTGCCCGCCGACCGCGATGCCCGGCTGGTGGATGTGGCTGTACGGCTGGGTGTTGCACGCCGCGATGACCTTGGTGACGTCCACGCCGACGGTGTCGGCGAACCGGGCGAACTGGTTGGCCAGGCCGATGTTGACGTCCCGGTAGGTGGTCTCGGCCAGCTTCGCCAGCTCGGACGCCTCGGCGGAGCCGAGGTCCCAGACGCCGTTGGGGTGCTCCAGGTCGGGCCGCTCGTCGAAGTCCAGCACCGCCTCGTAGAAGCGGACGCCGTGCTCCGCCGACGCCTCGTCGATGCCGCCGACCAGCTTCGGGTAGCGGCGCAGGTCGGCGAAGACCCGACCGGTGAGCACCCGCTCGGGGCTGAAGACCAGGTGGAAGTCCTTGCCCGCGGTCAGCCCCGAGCCCTGCTCGAGCATCGGCGCCCAGCGGTTGCGGGTGGTGCCGACCGGCAGGGTCGTCTCGTAGCTGACCAGGGTGCCCGGCTTCAGGCCGGCGGCGATGGCGCGGGTCGCGTCGTCCATCCAGCCGAAGTCCGGCACGCCCTCGGCGTCCACGAAGAGCGGCACGACCACCACGACCGCCTCGGACTCGGCGACCGCCGCGGCGGTGTCGGTGGTGGCGGTCAGCAGCCCGGCGGCCACCGTCTCCTTGAGCTTGAC
The nucleotide sequence above comes from Micromonospora sp. M71_S20. Encoded proteins:
- a CDS encoding acyltransferase gives rise to the protein MTDSSSPSPSVFVHPTADVEEGARVGDGTKVWHLAHIRSSAQVGAGCVIGRNVYVDAGVTVGDLVKIQNNVSVYQGVTIEDEVFVGPCAVFTNDFRPRAQNPDWTITPTLVRRGASIGANATLVCGIEVGEYAMIAAGSVVTRDVAPYQLVAGNPARPKGWVDERGEVVSRDVDNPPQRG
- a CDS encoding CDP-glycerol glycerophosphotransferase family protein produces the protein MFSKLRKQPDAGLIGAILLSYAVMVLAGALGWMIPFAVAGLAVAAGELTLLRRPTGGELLEKAGIGQLHRHLARDLAVVLLIVTTVRPGPTALVLVLLLPAALLALALGTGVLARLGERGAAAVAFVRNIDLGRSSGAPRPPAWAVAVEGDRLPLLNLLLVPAAVVAVLADDVAPVVLTAAVTLVAGALVAAVLALSWLRGRGRATSALPTVQSWLAREQPDLALYFAGPVKDVYQANMWLAPVEATGRRAVVLMRQEEAFRALADTRLPVICVPAGTDFMNLELGSLRAALYVANVGANIHLLREPGVKHVFVGHGDSDKQASVNPYSKVYDEVWVAGPAGRERYALSGVGVLDRDIVEIGRPQLAGVHTFGSAATDRPFTVLYAPTWEGWLEEEVYHTSVVLMGERIVAGLLATPGVRVIYKPHPLTGSRSAKARSANDRIVRRIRAAGGQSDATSLAGDAHLVVTGRAPGLFDCFNQTDLLVSDISSVVSDFMQSQRPYVVANPAGLPEDEFRRRYPTARAAYLLGADCGELPKIVAVTRAGDDPMTEARRELKTYLLGPDEPNAMDRFRAEVDRLCG
- a CDS encoding nucleotide sugar dehydrogenase, which codes for MNICVVALGKIGLPLAVQFATKGHRVIGADVSERVVGLVNDGAVPFPGETDLDVKLKETVAAGLLTATTDTAAAVAESEAVVVVVPLFVDAEGVPDFGWMDDATRAIAAGLKPGTLVSYETTLPVGTTRNRWAPMLEQGSGLTAGKDFHLVFSPERVLTGRVFADLRRYPKLVGGIDEASAEHGVRFYEAVLDFDERPDLEHPNGVWDLGSAEASELAKLAETTYRDVNIGLANQFARFADTVGVDVTKVIAACNTQPYSHIHQPGIAVGGHCIPIYPRMYLWNDPAATVVRSAREANAAMPEYAVDLLAAAYGDLTDVGVLVLGAAYRGGVKETAFSGVFPTVDALRRRGARPYVSDPMYTAEELTAHGLPPYDGEPLGAAVVQADHAEYRTLSPSDLPGVTVLVDGRRVTDPARWAGVRRVVIGG